The DNA sequence GAACTCCTCGGCGTCTTCGGATTCCACTCGTGCGGGCAGTCTCGGATACGCCGTCCACAGAGGCGGGGCTACGTCCGGCGAGTTTCGGCAGTGCCGAGTCCCCCTTGGTGCCCCAGGTTCCGACGGCGGTACTACCGGGCGAGGGTTGCTCGCATTGACGTTGCTGGTGCCGGTGCGTACAGTTCGCTGCCCAAGCGGTTACGAGGTCCGGGAACAGTACATGTCATCCGGCGTCGGATTCATCGAGAGCGTGGCGATCCGCGAGGTTTGGCCGAAGGAGCATATCGACTTCACGCCTTGGCTCGAAACGAACATCGGCGATCTCGACAAAGTCCTCGGGCTGGGGTTGACGAACGCTCGGAGGGAGGTCGGAGCCGGGGACTTCAGCATCGACCTCGTGGCGGAAACCGACTTCGGCGATGTCGTTATCGAGAACCAGTTCGGGCGGAGTGACCACCGCCATCTCGGCCAACTCATTACCTACCTGGCGCAGCGGGACGTTCAACGAGCGATCTGGATCGTGGAGGAAGGAAGGCCAGAGCACGTCAAGGCGGTAGAGGCCTTGAACGAGCGCGGCGTCGGGCAGATCTGGATGGTCACGGTCCGAACCGTCAGGATCGGCGATTCCCTACCAGCTCCGCTGTTCACGGTCGTCGCCGAGCCGTCTGAAGACGCGATGCCCAAGGGCAGGGCGGATCCGGATCTCACGCTGGCGCAGCGTCAAAGACGTGACTTCATGGCCGCTCTGTTCGCGCAGGCGCGAGATCAAGGGATCGACTCGCCCTTCAAGAACCTCAAACCGGACTACATCGGGTTGCAGGACACACCTGCGAGGGGTTCGGGACTGGTCTACCGCGTCGCGGTCAACCGCCGCGAGTCCCGTGTCGTCCTCACCAACAAGAAGGGCCGATGGACGGGGGCGCTCGCCGTC is a window from the Acidobacteriota bacterium genome containing:
- a CDS encoding DUF4268 domain-containing protein, with product MSSGVGFIESVAIREVWPKEHIDFTPWLETNIGDLDKVLGLGLTNARREVGAGDFSIDLVAETDFGDVVIENQFGRSDHRHLGQLITYLAQRDVQRAIWIVEEGRPEHVKAVEALNERGVGQIWMVTVRTVRIGDSLPAPLFTVVAEPSEDAMPKGRADPDLTLAQRQRRDFMAALFAQARDQGIDSPFKNLKPDYIGLQDTPARGSGLVYRVAVNRRESRVVLTNKKGRWTGALAVLLENRQEIDEAFAACGLARPLEWTEGVTAGRWVIRYGVDVNYRDRPDETRMLELNRAAAAMKRVFDPPSRDLPLSLKRNPQNHRPRLLEPTEDLTCTMTSRSTGR